CGTGAAACATCTCTTACGTCGCGACTGTTAGAGACGTGTCGATACACAGCTACACCTGCGATGGATCTTCGTTCACCTCGCATTCGTCGGGACGCGAAGGCCAGCGGTCGCTACTCGTCGAACAGTTCGTCGTGTCTGTCGACCAAGTTACCGTACTCGCCGGAAGAGTACGTGGAGAAAATCTCCTCGGCGCTGATCTGCTCTTCGGAGAGCGGCGTGACGCGGGCCGGGACGCCACGGATGAACGACTCGGCGGGGATGTCGTACTGTTCGGGTATCACCGCACCCGCGGCGACGACGCTCCCCGCGCCGACGCGGACGCCGGTGTTCACCGTCGAGTTGAATCCGACGAGCGACCCTTCTTCGACCGTCGCCTCGTTGATGACCGCGCCGTGGCCGACCATCACCCGGTCGCCGACCGTCGACGCGTGGACGACGGCGTTGTCGCCGATGTGTGATTCGCGGCCGATTCTGACCGGTCCGATGTCGCCGCGGAGGACGACGCCGGGCCAGACGCTGGCGTCGGCGTCGACGACCACGTCGCCGACGAGCGTCGACTCGCGGCTCACGTCGGCGTCTTCGTGGATCTCCGGTTCGACTCCCTCGAAACTGTAGTGGCGTCTGTCGGGCATAGGGGTGTGGACAGAACCGACGGGTAAAGCCGTTCACCCGACGAGACGCCGATGACGAAAGAAAGAGAGAGTGGCGAGGGTGGAAAGGAGGGGCGAAAGGCGACCGGGACTAACGCTCCTGAGAGATGCCCAAGGCGGTGGTGGTCCAATCGCCCGTGATGGGTCGACCAGTGGTCACCGGAGAAGGGCCGACCGCGGATTGTCGCTCGGCGGTGAGGCTCCTGTGGCGACTCGCGGAAACCGAGAGTTCGCCGGGTAGTTCGCGGTCGGCGGACCGAAGAGGAGAGGTGAGGGGAATGACGGGGTACGTGAACTTATTGTTCGGCTGTCGGGCCTGCCGGAATCGTCCGGTCGAGGCGAAACGACCACAGTCAACGTCGTGAACTCGACTACTTCGCTTTGAGATTATGCACGACGTCTAGTCGCTCGACGATTTCGGCCGTCGGTTCCAGCGCCGCTGCGATGGCATCGGCGGATTTGTACGCCATCGGCGCTTCGTCGAGTACCGACTCGACGACCGACTCCGAGTAGATGCCGTCCATCGCCTCGTCGAACTCGTCGAGCGAGAGCGTCTCGAAGGCGGCGGTCCGACTCATCACCCGGCCCGCGCCGTGTGGAGCCGTCGAGTGGTACGCCTCGTTGCCTTTCCCGCGGGCGAGTATCGACCCGTCGGCCATGTTGAACGGGACGACCAGTCGCTGCCCCTCCCGCGCCGGGGTCGCTCCCTTTCGGATCGTCAGGTCGCGGAAGTCGATGAAGTTGTGCGTCGACTGGAAGCGGTCGACGGCGTCGACGCCGAGCGCCTCGCAGACGGCGTCGCTCATCCGGTCGCGGTTCCACCGGGCGTACTGCTGGGCGAACAGCATGTCGACGAAGTAGCCGTGGGCCTCTCTCCCTTCCAGCCAGTCGAGGTCGGACTGCGGGCGGTCCCCGTCGGTCGATGGTCGGATGCCGGCGAGTCTGTCGAACGCGTGCTCGATGTCCTTCCCGTCGAACGCCTCGCGGACGCGGTCTTTGCGGATGAACGACTCTCCTTTCCCGCCGGTAACCCACTCGAAGAGGTCTGCGTCGCTCACCGTCTCCGGGTCGAACTTCAGGAAGCGCTCGTCGCCCTCGGCGATGGACTCGCGGATGACGTCGGCGGCGCGATACTCGGAGGCTCGACGCTGCCAGTACTGCGCGACCGCCAGTCCGAGGTACCGAGAGCCGCTGTGGATGACGAGCCAGTACTCACCCGAGTCGCGCGTGTGAGCGAACTCGACGAAGTGGTTGCCGCCGCCGAGCGTTCCCGCGCTCTGGATGATGTGGCCCATCGACGGGCGGCGGCCCGCGAGCACGCGCCGGCAGAGAGACTTGAAGTACTCCCCGTCGTAGCCGTCGAACTCGAACTCGATGGGGTCGATCGGCTCGCCGAACTGCTCGCGGTAGGCGGCGTCGAACCGCTCGAAGCGCTCGTTCGTCCGCTCGAACGGGAACTCATCGACGAGGTGCGGCGCGTCGTCGTAGTCGTGGACGTCCTGTCCCATCGGGACGGCGTCGCGGACGCGCCGCTCGCGTTCGGCGTCCGACAGCGGGAGGTCGTCGCCGAGGT
The sequence above is drawn from the Haloprofundus salinisoli genome and encodes:
- a CDS encoding RtcB family protein; this translates as MPIELTGEYTTARVMVDDESLVEDGCLEQIQTLVDHPAFTEPVRVMPDTHWGAGAPIGFTMPLGERVVPNIVGVDIGCGMCATNLGDDLPLSDAERERRVRDAVPMGQDVHDYDDAPHLVDEFPFERTNERFERFDAAYREQFGEPIDPIEFEFDGYDGEYFKSLCRRVLAGRRPSMGHIIQSAGTLGGGNHFVEFAHTRDSGEYWLVIHSGSRYLGLAVAQYWQRRASEYRAADVIRESIAEGDERFLKFDPETVSDADLFEWVTGGKGESFIRKDRVREAFDGKDIEHAFDRLAGIRPSTDGDRPQSDLDWLEGREAHGYFVDMLFAQQYARWNRDRMSDAVCEALGVDAVDRFQSTHNFIDFRDLTIRKGATPAREGQRLVVPFNMADGSILARGKGNEAYHSTAPHGAGRVMSRTAAFETLSLDEFDEAMDGIYSESVVESVLDEAPMAYKSADAIAAALEPTAEIVERLDVVHNLKAK
- a CDS encoding gamma carbonic anhydrase family protein, which gives rise to MPDRRHYSFEGVEPEIHEDADVSRESTLVGDVVVDADASVWPGVVLRGDIGPVRIGRESHIGDNAVVHASTVGDRVMVGHGAVINEATVEEGSLVGFNSTVNTGVRVGAGSVVAAGAVIPEQYDIPAESFIRGVPARVTPLSEEQISAEEIFSTYSSGEYGNLVDRHDELFDE